In one window of Senegalia massiliensis DNA:
- the cobI gene encoding precorrin-2 C(20)-methyltransferase has product MIGKFYGIGVGPGDPELITIKAVKVLEKIDIVICPKSKKESKSVALSIAEDYLNKKAEILKLEFPMTYDEEKLNVTWERNSKIILDLLEKGKNIAFLTIGDPMVYSTYMYLLPFLKKKDINIETIPGITSFCASANKVNIPLASQEETLSIIPLRKNISEFEKVVDDYDNLVVMKPSTEHKRLAEILESRNLEDKFVLVSKCGTNEENISYDIDDLKNKKVPYLSTLIIKKGGI; this is encoded by the coding sequence ATGATAGGAAAATTTTATGGCATTGGAGTAGGTCCAGGTGACCCGGAGCTAATTACTATAAAAGCAGTAAAAGTATTAGAAAAAATAGACATTGTAATATGTCCTAAAAGTAAAAAGGAAAGTAAAAGTGTAGCACTCTCCATTGCTGAAGATTATTTAAATAAAAAAGCAGAAATATTAAAATTAGAATTTCCAATGACTTATGATGAAGAAAAACTAAACGTTACTTGGGAGAGAAACTCTAAAATAATATTAGATTTACTTGAAAAAGGAAAAAATATAGCATTTTTAACTATAGGAGATCCAATGGTATATAGTACATATATGTATTTATTACCTTTCTTAAAAAAGAAAGATATAAATATTGAAACTATACCAGGAATAACATCCTTTTGTGCATCAGCGAATAAAGTAAATATTCCTCTAGCGTCTCAGGAAGAAACACTTTCTATAATACCTCTTAGGAAAAATATAAGTGAATTTGAAAAGGTAGTAGATGATTATGATAATTTAGTAGTTATGAAGCCTTCTACTGAACATAAAAGATTAGCTGAAATTTTAGAGAGCAGAAATTTAGAAGATAAATTTGTACTTGTATCTAAATGTGGCACAAATGAAGAAAATATAAGCTATGATATTGATGATTTAAAAAATAAAAAAGTACCATATTTATCAACACTTATAATAAAAAAAGGAGGTATTTAA
- the cbiT gene encoding precorrin-6Y C5,15-methyltransferase (decarboxylating) subunit CbiT: MSRFSIEDDDFIRGKVPMTKSEIRAITIGKLQLEKDLKVIDIGAGTGGISIEIASIVENGKVYAIEKKKEAVDLIAKNKSHFNIDNLEIIEGVAPEALKDIGDIDRVFIGGSSGNMETIINWSYEKLKDNNKIVINTITIENAYKAINFLKQYKFKDIDIVHVNISKGKSIGDLTMMIGTNPIYIISAKR, encoded by the coding sequence ATGAGTAGATTTAGTATAGAAGATGATGATTTTATAAGAGGAAAAGTACCTATGACAAAATCTGAAATTAGAGCTATAACTATAGGTAAATTACAATTAGAAAAGGATTTAAAAGTAATAGATATAGGAGCAGGAACTGGAGGTATCTCTATAGAAATAGCATCTATTGTAGAAAATGGTAAAGTTTATGCAATAGAAAAAAAGAAGGAAGCAGTAGATCTTATAGCTAAAAATAAAAGTCATTTTAATATAGATAATTTAGAAATTATTGAAGGTGTTGCACCAGAGGCGTTAAAAGATATAGGTGATATAGATAGGGTTTTCATTGGTGGTTCATCTGGAAATATGGAGACAATAATAAATTGGTCATATGAAAAATTAAAAGATAATAATAAGATTGTAATAAACACTATAACCATAGAAAATGCATATAAAGCAATAAACTTTTTAAAACAATATAAATTTAAAGACATAGATATAGTACATGTAAATATAAGCAAAGGCAAAAGTATTGGAGACTTAACTATGATGATAGGTACAAATCCAATATATATAATATCAGCTAAGAGGTGA
- the cbiE gene encoding precorrin-6y C5,15-methyltransferase (decarboxylating) subunit CbiE, with amino-acid sequence MNKLYIIGLGPGHKDYILPIAKKKIAESNIIIGAKRNLENIDISKKEIFDISQGLSKMIDYIKENLNKKIAVVVSGDTGFFSLKSYIKKNLKNVEMDIIPGISSVQYMFSRINESWEDAHFLSLHGRESDILEIVATNKKVAILTDKIWTPQKIAKELLDNGIEGRTIYIGENLSYPNEKIHSGSPEDIIKIKNSDLNVVVILQDE; translated from the coding sequence ATGAATAAATTATATATAATAGGACTTGGGCCAGGTCATAAAGATTATATATTACCTATTGCTAAAAAGAAAATAGCCGAATCAAATATAATAATAGGTGCTAAAAGAAATTTAGAAAATATTGATATCTCTAAAAAAGAAATTTTTGATATATCACAAGGACTTTCTAAAATGATAGATTATATAAAAGAAAATCTAAACAAAAAAATAGCAGTCGTAGTTTCAGGAGACACAGGATTTTTTAGTTTAAAGTCATATATCAAGAAAAATTTAAAAAATGTAGAAATGGACATAATCCCAGGAATTAGTTCAGTTCAATATATGTTTTCTAGGATAAATGAATCTTGGGAAGATGCACATTTTTTATCATTACATGGTAGAGAAAGTGACATTTTAGAAATAGTAGCAACAAATAAAAAGGTAGCAATACTTACAGATAAAATCTGGACTCCTCAAAAAATAGCAAAGGAACTTTTGGATAATGGGATAGAAGGACGAACTATTTATATAGGAGAGAATTTATCATATCCAAATGAAAAGATTCATAGTGGAAGTCCTGAGGATATAATAAAAATAAAAAATAGTGATTTAAATGTGGTGGTGATATTACAAGATGAGTAG
- the cbiD gene encoding cobalt-precorrin-5B (C(1))-methyltransferase CbiD, which yields MDRYVVKGGKKLRYGYTTGSSATAAAKAATRMLFTGCEIENVKIKTPKGWDLILDVEDIIIKKDKVKCAIVKDSGDDPDSTNGIKIYAEAELIEGEEVILTGGIGVGKVTREGLAVDIGEYAINPVPRKTIIEAVREELPEGLGVKITISIPEGVDIAKKTFNPKLGILGGISVLGTSGIVEPMSEEAFKDSIALELSVLKNKGIKKVIFSPGNYGRDFVEELNLKNYSLIKTSNFIGFMLDKAVEYDIEEILFVGHIGKMIKVSGGIFHTHSKVADARMEILASNYAALGGLQDDINNILNSITTDKAIEYIDENKRDDLFKILVQKITEKCRDRVYDSIKIGTVIFSKKYGLLGMCPIGKDMLEEYKNE from the coding sequence ATGGATAGATATGTAGTTAAAGGTGGTAAAAAATTAAGATATGGATATACCACAGGATCATCTGCTACAGCGGCAGCTAAGGCAGCAACTAGAATGCTATTTACAGGATGCGAAATAGAAAATGTAAAGATAAAAACTCCTAAAGGTTGGGATTTAATTTTAGATGTAGAAGATATTATTATAAAAAAAGATAAAGTCAAATGTGCTATTGTAAAGGATAGTGGAGATGATCCTGATTCTACAAATGGAATAAAGATTTATGCAGAAGCTGAATTAATAGAAGGCGAAGAAGTAATTTTAACAGGTGGAATAGGAGTAGGGAAGGTAACAAGAGAGGGACTTGCTGTAGACATAGGTGAATATGCAATAAATCCTGTTCCTAGAAAAACTATAATTGAAGCCGTAAGAGAAGAATTACCTGAAGGGCTTGGAGTAAAGATCACTATATCTATACCAGAAGGTGTAGATATAGCCAAAAAAACTTTTAACCCAAAGCTTGGTATATTAGGAGGTATATCAGTACTTGGAACTAGCGGCATAGTTGAGCCTATGAGTGAGGAAGCATTTAAGGATTCCATAGCACTTGAGCTATCAGTACTTAAAAATAAAGGCATAAAAAAAGTAATATTTTCACCAGGAAATTATGGTAGAGATTTTGTAGAAGAGTTAAATTTAAAAAATTACTCTCTCATAAAGACAAGTAATTTCATAGGTTTTATGCTAGATAAAGCTGTAGAATATGACATAGAAGAAATACTTTTTGTAGGTCATATTGGCAAAATGATAAAAGTATCAGGTGGAATATTCCATACACATAGTAAAGTAGCAGATGCAAGAATGGAGATATTAGCTAGTAACTATGCAGCTTTAGGTGGATTACAAGATGATATAAATAATATACTAAATAGTATTACAACAGATAAGGCTATAGAATATATTGATGAAAATAAAAGAGATGATTTGTTTAAAATATTAGTACAAAAAATAACTGAGAAATGTAGAGACAGAGTATATGACAGTATAAAAATTGGCACAGTAATATTTTCTAAAAAGTATGGATTATTGGGAATGTGTCCTATAGGAAAAGATATGTTGGAGGAATATAAAAATGAATAA
- a CDS encoding precorrin-8X methylmutase: protein MNYVKEPKTIEKNSFEIITEELGDKKFDEKEGKVVKRVIHTTADFEYADILEIHEDAIESGIKALKNGCDIYADTGMVLSGINKRVLGELGGQVCNFVHDEDVVIEAKKREITRSMVAIEKAMNNKNIKIFAIGNAPTALFTLKEKIEKGMPKPDLIIGVPVGFVGAAESKEIIKDLGVPYIVTNGRKGGSTVAAAIVNALLYMI, encoded by the coding sequence ATGAATTACGTAAAAGAGCCAAAAACTATAGAAAAAAATAGTTTTGAAATAATTACAGAAGAATTAGGTGATAAAAAGTTTGATGAAAAAGAAGGTAAAGTAGTAAAGAGAGTAATACATACTACTGCTGACTTTGAATATGCTGATATATTAGAAATTCATGAAGATGCCATAGAAAGTGGGATAAAAGCACTTAAAAATGGATGTGATATTTATGCTGATACTGGAATGGTTTTATCAGGTATAAACAAAAGAGTACTAGGTGAACTTGGCGGACAAGTATGTAATTTTGTTCATGATGAGGATGTAGTAATAGAAGCTAAAAAAAGAGAAATCACACGTTCAATGGTAGCTATAGAAAAGGCAATGAACAATAAAAATATAAAGATTTTTGCAATAGGAAATGCTCCTACAGCACTTTTCACTTTAAAAGAGAAGATAGAAAAAGGAATGCCTAAACCTGATTTGATAATAGGAGTACCTGTAGGATTTGTAGGGGCTGCTGAATCAAAAGAAATAATCAAAGATTTAGGAGTGCCATATATAGTTACCAATGGTAGAAAAGGTGGAAGTACAGTAGCTGCAGCTATAGTAAATGCACTTTTATATATGATATAG
- a CDS encoding AIR synthase related protein, which translates to MNSTQFRDLTFIDINENDKLIISCDSAGGIGNKEKDIVKTYPETLGYLTLHVVLSELFSIGAKPISIINTLSVEMNPTGNIILNGIKNLLRELNLDEDILVTGSTEENFPTVQTGIGLTAIGLVDKRNFKMPYTPKNSLIAVVGIPKVGNEILEDNGEIISIKNIIDLKQKDYIHEILPVGSQGILKEIEEMAKTNDLDYSIDESVDIDLYKSAGTSTCIIVSIDHKDYETLKNDIDKPVFKVGKFYDKS; encoded by the coding sequence ATGAATTCCACACAATTTAGAGATTTGACTTTTATAGATATAAATGAAAATGACAAATTAATAATTTCATGTGATTCTGCTGGAGGTATAGGAAATAAAGAAAAGGATATCGTAAAAACATATCCTGAAACTTTAGGGTATTTAACACTTCATGTAGTATTATCAGAATTATTTTCAATAGGAGCAAAACCTATTTCTATAATAAATACATTATCAGTAGAAATGAACCCTACAGGAAACATTATATTAAATGGAATAAAAAATCTTTTAAGAGAATTAAACTTAGATGAAGATATACTAGTTACAGGAAGTACAGAAGAAAATTTTCCTACAGTTCAAACGGGTATAGGATTGACTGCCATAGGTTTAGTAGATAAGAGAAACTTCAAAATGCCTTATACTCCAAAGAATTCATTAATAGCAGTTGTTGGAATTCCTAAAGTTGGAAATGAAATATTAGAAGACAATGGAGAGATAATTTCAATAAAAAATATAATTGATTTAAAACAAAAAGATTATATTCATGAGATATTACCTGTAGGATCACAAGGAATATTAAAAGAAATAGAAGAAATGGCTAAGACTAATGACTTAGATTACTCTATAGATGAAAGTGTCGATATAGATTTATATAAATCAGCAGGAACTTCAACTTGTATTATAGTAAGCATTGACCATAAGGACTATGAAACATTGAAAAACGATATAGATAAACCTGTTTTTAAGGTTGGAAAATTCTATGATAAGAGCTAA
- a CDS encoding ECF transporter S component, with translation MTNTKTYEKITTTKLTYSGVLIALSFIGAMIKYPGTTIALDSMPGFFASIFLGPVYGAVVAGLGHLLTAMTSGFPLSLPMHLEVMALMAFTAFVFGKVYIKGFKILSNVVAIILNGPISAFIAGILASILALPFSGMALFMAIVIPLTLASMLNIIAASTLFEIIKKKER, from the coding sequence ATGACAAATACTAAAACTTATGAGAAAATTACTACAACAAAATTAACTTATTCAGGAGTACTTATAGCATTATCTTTTATAGGAGCTATGATTAAATATCCTGGAACAACCATTGCACTTGATAGCATGCCAGGATTTTTTGCATCAATTTTTTTAGGACCAGTATATGGCGCTGTGGTTGCAGGCTTAGGTCACCTTTTAACTGCTATGACTAGTGGCTTTCCTCTTTCCTTACCTATGCATTTAGAAGTTATGGCACTTATGGCATTTACAGCATTTGTATTTGGAAAAGTGTACATAAAAGGATTTAAGATATTATCAAATGTAGTAGCTATAATATTAAATGGACCTATTTCAGCTTTTATAGCAGGAATATTGGCGAGCATTTTAGCATTGCCGTTTTCAGGTATGGCTTTATTCATGGCAATAGTAATACCTTTAACATTAGCATCTATGTTAAATATAATAGCAGCTTCTACACTTTTTGAAATTATAAAAAAGAAAGAGAGATAG
- a CDS encoding cobyrinate a,c-diamide synthase, whose amino-acid sequence MKGIMIAGTNSGVGKTTLSLGIMKALTNRGITVAPFKVGPDYIDPKFHEFVTGNASYNLDSYLLNKELVTNLFNKNSKDKDISIIEGVMGLYDGFGIEKDNASSSHIAKILKLPIILVVDGRGMSLSLAALISGYKNFDKDINIAGVIINNVSSKMHYDLLRTIVEKENNIPCLGYLPKNLDISLKSRHLGLIPAEEVDELEEKSEKLSKTIEETIDLDKLLEISKLEVIKTQNYIGITKKYDLKIGVFKDKAFNFYYKDNLDLLEQLGITLIPISPIKDEKLPDVDALYIGGGFPEVFSNELETNKSFREDLKEILEKGLPCYAECGGLMYLTNSIYDLDNNKSEMVGFIDTDSHMTEKLQRFGYIEIDFKGININAHEFHRSMINKNDEIDFLYNISKKREGKVYKRWKCGIKKQNTLAGYPHIHFYSNIEFLYYLLDYIENFKGENYDKY is encoded by the coding sequence TTGAAAGGTATAATGATAGCTGGTACAAATAGTGGAGTAGGAAAAACTACTCTAAGTCTTGGAATAATGAAGGCACTTACAAATAGAGGTATTACAGTTGCTCCCTTTAAGGTTGGACCTGATTATATTGATCCAAAATTTCATGAATTTGTAACAGGGAATGCTTCATATAATTTAGATAGTTATTTACTAAATAAAGAATTAGTTACAAATCTATTTAATAAAAATTCAAAAGACAAGGATATATCTATAATTGAAGGAGTAATGGGGTTATATGATGGTTTTGGAATAGAAAAAGACAATGCAAGTTCTAGTCATATAGCAAAAATACTTAAATTACCTATAATACTTGTAGTGGATGGAAGAGGAATGTCACTTAGTTTAGCAGCTTTAATATCAGGATATAAAAATTTTGACAAAGATATTAACATCGCTGGAGTTATTATAAATAATGTATCAAGTAAAATGCACTATGATTTACTTCGTACAATAGTAGAAAAAGAAAATAATATTCCGTGTCTTGGATATTTACCTAAAAATTTAGATATATCATTAAAAAGTAGACATTTAGGATTAATACCAGCTGAAGAAGTAGATGAACTAGAAGAAAAAAGTGAAAAATTATCTAAAACCATAGAAGAAACTATAGACTTAGATAAGTTATTAGAAATATCAAAACTGGAAGTTATAAAAACACAAAACTATATAGGTATAACAAAAAAATATGATTTGAAGATAGGAGTATTTAAGGATAAAGCTTTTAATTTTTATTATAAAGATAATTTAGATTTATTAGAGCAACTAGGCATAACTCTTATTCCTATAAGTCCAATTAAAGATGAAAAATTACCAGATGTAGATGCTTTATATATAGGTGGAGGATTTCCAGAAGTTTTTAGTAATGAATTAGAAACAAACAAATCATTTAGAGAAGACTTAAAAGAAATATTAGAAAAAGGACTTCCTTGTTACGCTGAGTGTGGGGGACTTATGTATCTTACAAATTCAATTTATGATTTAGATAATAATAAAAGTGAAATGGTAGGATTTATTGATACAGATAGTCATATGACAGAAAAACTTCAACGCTTTGGATATATTGAAATAGACTTCAAAGGTATAAATATAAATGCTCATGAATTTCATCGCTCTATGATTAATAAAAATGATGAAATAGATTTCTTATATAATATATCTAAAAAAAGAGAAGGCAAAGTATATAAAAGATGGAAATGTGGGATAAAGAAACAAAATACTCTTGCAGGATATCCTCATATTCATTTTTATAGTAATATAGAATTTTTATATTATTTATTAGATTATATTGAAAATTTTAAGGGGGAGAATTATGACAAATACTAA
- a CDS encoding histidine phosphatase family protein: protein MKLILLRHPETIANSKKVYIGQTESKYTDRGRDQFDKIVNNFDYDVDCIYTSPMTRCKIIAKSISEKIDTKLDIVENINELNFGIFENKNYKQVEKLYPNEWRNWIVDYINYAIPEGESLRDLYTRVEEFLNILKKKDGKYLLVTHGGVIQTIIALLLDLDIDDRWHFKVSEGALVEIDYIDDYGVLKNLINY, encoded by the coding sequence ATGAAACTAATACTTTTAAGACATCCTGAGACCATTGCAAATAGTAAAAAAGTATATATAGGACAAACTGAATCTAAATATACAGATAGAGGAAGAGATCAATTTGATAAGATAGTAAATAACTTTGATTATGATGTGGATTGTATTTATACAAGCCCTATGACAAGATGTAAGATAATTGCTAAGAGTATAAGTGAAAAAATAGATACTAAATTAGACATAGTAGAAAATATAAATGAATTAAATTTCGGTATATTTGAAAATAAAAATTATAAACAAGTAGAAAAACTATATCCAAATGAATGGAGAAATTGGATAGTTGATTATATTAATTATGCTATACCAGAAGGAGAATCATTAAGGGATTTATACACAAGAGTAGAAGAATTTTTAAATATTCTAAAGAAAAAAGATGGAAAATATTTGCTAGTTACTCATGGTGGAGTTATTCAAACCATTATAGCATTATTACTTGATTTAGATATAGATGATAGATGGCATTTTAAAGTTTCAGAAGGAGCATTAGTTGAAATAGACTATATAGATGATTATGGAGTTCTAAAGAATTTAATTAATTATTAG
- the cobS gene encoding adenosylcobinamide-GDP ribazoletransferase yields the protein MEGFILLLSFFTRIPVPYVEYTEEKYKKGIKYLPIIGLIIGIILFIFTFLEKFIHRPVLSLIIWIIYIWITGAIHLDGFSDTIDGIFSNRDKEKMLEIMKDSRIGAFGVIGIIILLISNITLTSYIDLKYILLVPILSRTLAIFSASISDYARESGMGKIFMDNINKKESSLALVFLGIITVVLFGVNAILPIVICILVSLYLTRYITKKIGGMTGDTIGFIIEITQIIFLFSIYILRSWI from the coding sequence ATGGAAGGTTTTATACTTTTATTATCATTTTTCACAAGGATTCCTGTACCATATGTAGAATATACAGAAGAAAAATATAAAAAAGGAATAAAATATTTACCTATAATAGGTTTGATAATAGGTATTATACTTTTTATATTTACATTTTTAGAAAAATTTATTCATAGACCAGTATTATCTTTAATCATATGGATTATATATATTTGGATAACAGGAGCCATTCATTTGGATGGTTTTTCTGATACAATAGATGGAATTTTTTCAAATAGAGATAAAGAGAAAATGTTAGAAATAATGAAAGATAGTAGGATAGGAGCATTTGGTGTAATTGGGATAATAATATTACTAATATCAAATATCACTTTAACTTCTTATATAGATTTAAAGTATATATTATTAGTACCTATTTTAAGTAGAACACTTGCAATATTTTCAGCTTCAATTAGTGATTATGCTAGAGAAAGTGGTATGGGTAAGATATTTATGGATAATATAAATAAAAAAGAATCTAGTTTGGCACTTGTGTTTTTAGGTATAATAACTGTAGTATTGTTTGGAGTTAATGCAATTCTACCTATTGTTATTTGTATATTAGTATCATTATATTTAACAAGATATATAACAAAAAAAATAGGTGGGATGACAGGAGATACCATAGGGTTTATAATTGAAATAACACAAATTATATTTTTATTTTCTATTTATATATTAAGGAGTTGGATTTAA
- the cobU gene encoding bifunctional adenosylcobinamide kinase/adenosylcobinamide-phosphate guanylyltransferase, with translation MGDLTLVTGGARSGKSSFAEKIVKKNGKNVVYIATSIPFDEGMKSRIKKHRKQRPESWHTIEMYKNFNIILDDDKFKYADTIILDCITIMISNLILEKNIDFDDISEEEIDTLENQIFNEIYILLDALKDKNVVLVTNELGMGIVPSYKLGSIFRDIAGRVNQYIAKRANKVYLTVSGIPIEIKGEK, from the coding sequence ATGGGTGATTTAACTTTAGTAACAGGTGGAGCTAGAAGTGGAAAAAGTAGTTTTGCTGAAAAAATAGTAAAAAAGAATGGGAAAAATGTAGTATATATTGCAACTTCGATACCTTTTGATGAAGGTATGAAATCTAGAATTAAAAAACATAGAAAACAAAGACCAGAATCTTGGCATACAATAGAAATGTATAAAAACTTTAATATTATATTAGACGACGATAAATTTAAATATGCAGATACTATTATATTAGATTGTATTACAATAATGATTTCAAATTTAATATTAGAAAAAAATATAGATTTTGATGATATTTCTGAAGAAGAAATAGATACTTTAGAAAATCAGATATTTAATGAAATATATATACTTTTAGATGCATTAAAAGATAAAAATGTAGTACTTGTAACAAATGAATTAGGCATGGGAATTGTACCTTCATATAAATTAGGTAGTATATTTAGGGATATTGCAGGTAGGGTAAATCAATATATTGCAAAAAGAGCAAATAAAGTGTACCTTACAGTGTCTGGTATACCTATAGAAATTAAAGGAGAAAAATGA
- a CDS encoding pyridoxal phosphate-dependent aminotransferase, giving the protein MNKHGGYYGDGNIIDFSININPLGPSERVIESLRSSLDNIDKYPEVDGKRQREAISKKLGISSENVILGNGAIQLIYVFSRCIKFKNISIVQPTFNEYERAFSLSGSNIEYFKTDKDNFNIDLEKLKIHLDEKNIDCLVLCNPNNPTGNFYNNDFLKKLLEILDERNIFLFIDESFVDFLEEKTTIEFIDKYNIFILRSLTKFYAIPGLRLGFGISHKDIIKKMKDNIEPWAVNSLALNVVKDIIDDDLYYYKSLTWLYEERDFLYSGLKRISYLNVYKTYTNFFLCRLKNIEASTLQYLLLEKDIYIRTCEDFVGLDNTYFRIAIKRREENIFILDALKSLDEAGELNG; this is encoded by the coding sequence ATGAATAAACATGGTGGATATTATGGAGATGGAAATATAATAGATTTTAGTATAAATATTAATCCATTAGGTCCATCTGAAAGAGTAATAGAAAGTTTAAGAAGCTCTTTAGATAATATAGATAAATATCCAGAAGTAGATGGAAAGAGACAAAGAGAAGCAATTTCGAAAAAATTAGGAATTAGTAGTGAAAATGTAATACTTGGAAATGGTGCAATACAGCTTATATACGTTTTTTCACGTTGTATAAAATTCAAAAATATATCTATAGTCCAACCTACTTTTAATGAATATGAAAGGGCATTTAGTCTTAGTGGAAGTAATATAGAGTATTTTAAAACAGACAAAGATAATTTTAATATAGATTTAGAAAAGCTAAAAATCCATTTAGATGAAAAAAATATAGATTGTCTTGTGTTGTGTAATCCAAACAATCCTACAGGGAATTTCTACAATAATGACTTTCTAAAAAAGTTATTAGAGATATTAGATGAAAGAAATATATTTTTATTTATAGATGAATCTTTTGTAGATTTTTTAGAAGAAAAAACCACTATAGAATTTATAGATAAATATAATATCTTTATATTAAGGTCTCTTACAAAATTTTATGCTATACCTGGACTTAGACTAGGATTTGGCATTTCACATAAAGATATTATAAAGAAAATGAAAGATAATATTGAGCCTTGGGCTGTAAATAGTTTAGCATTAAATGTAGTTAAAGATATAATTGATGATGATCTATATTATTATAAAAGTTTAACTTGGTTATATGAGGAAAGAGACTTTTTATATTCAGGATTAAAAAGGATATCATATTTGAATGTATATAAAACTTACACAAATTTCTTTTTATGTAGATTAAAAAATATTGAAGCATCTACTCTTCAATATTTATTATTAGAAAAAGATATTTATATTAGAACATGTGAAGACTTTGTAGGTTTAGATAATACCTATTTTAGAATTGCCATAAAAAGAAGAGAAGAAAATATATTCATATTAGATGCACTAAAATCATTAGATGAAGCAGGTGAATTAAATGGGTGA
- the cbiB gene encoding adenosylcobinamide-phosphate synthase CbiB: MIEMYIIFLALILDFLFGDPYFIPHPIVYIGKLISYIENKIRKSKMDLKIGGFLLLILVLMIVFIIISIILFIANKIHPVFNIVITIYLLYTSLAAKCLRDEGIKIYKVLKKGDIKKARILISYLVGRDTENLSEDEITRATVETIAENTIDGVLAPLFYIFIGFLVEMPVQFVFLYKSINTLDSMVGYTNKKYKDIGYFSAKLDDVVNFIPARIGSFFMILVGLLKYDIKNGFKIFIRDRFNHKSPNAGFPESAVAGLLNIQIGGENIYFGEKIYKPTIGDKNRTLEIEDINRTINIMYISEILFSLFFIVIVFVIGG; encoded by the coding sequence ATGATAGAAATGTATATAATTTTTTTAGCTCTTATATTAGATTTTTTATTTGGGGACCCATATTTTATACCACATCCTATTGTTTATATAGGTAAGTTAATATCATATATTGAAAATAAAATCAGAAAATCAAAAATGGATTTAAAAATAGGAGGATTTTTACTTTTAATATTAGTATTAATGATAGTTTTTATAATTATTAGTATTATACTTTTTATAGCTAATAAGATTCACCCGGTTTTTAATATTGTAATAACTATTTATTTGCTTTACACATCCCTTGCAGCAAAATGTTTACGAGATGAAGGAATTAAAATTTATAAAGTATTAAAAAAAGGTGATATAAAAAAAGCAAGAATATTAATATCATATTTAGTTGGACGTGATACAGAAAATTTATCTGAAGATGAAATAACACGTGCTACAGTAGAAACTATAGCAGAGAATACTATTGATGGAGTATTAGCACCTTTGTTTTATATATTTATAGGATTTTTAGTAGAAATGCCTGTACAATTTGTATTTTTATATAAATCAATAAATACACTTGATTCAATGGTAGGTTACACTAATAAAAAATATAAAGATATTGGGTACTTCTCAGCTAAATTAGATGATGTAGTAAATTTTATACCAGCAAGAATAGGAAGTTTTTTTATGATTTTAGTTGGTTTATTAAAATATGATATAAAAAATGGCTTTAAAATATTTATAAGAGATAGATTTAATCATAAGAGTCCAAATGCAGGATTTCCTGAATCTGCAGTAGCAGGGTTATTAAATATTCAAATAGGTGGGGAGAATATTTATTTCGGTGAAAAAATATATAAGCCAACTATAGGAGATAAAAATAGAACATTAGAAATTGAAGATATAAATAGAACTATAAATATTATGTATATAAGTGAAATATTATTTTCCTTATTTTTCATTGTTATAGTATTTGTAATTGGAGGGTAG